The genomic segment CGGTAGCTCCATCTCTCCAACTCCTACGCCGCGACCGGCATGCTCGAAACCTGTTGCAAACCAGGCGAACCCATGAGGCCGAGTGCCTCGTTGTAGTCGTTCTGCCACATCGACCGCTGGGCGATTGCCGAGAAGATGAGTTGCTCTCGCGTCGGCACATCGGGGTCGGACGTGTCGGTCAGGCGGACGATCCAGCCCTCCGATTGCTCCTGCTTCGCTTTGCCGACCGCCGCCAGGACCCGGCGGACGAACTCGATCCGGTCCGCCTTGTGATCGGGCAGGGTCTTGTTGCTCCACCGCCGCGACACCAGCACCCGGCGCCCACGCAGGCCGAGAGTGTCGCGGCGGTGTGCCTTGCCCTTGCAGCGGCCCGGCTGGGTCTTGGCATTCGCGTTCCGCGGGGAGATGCCGTATCGCAGCCACACCCCGCACGAAGGGGAGCAGGGCGTGCGCTGCAATTCCGCGTGCAATCGCTCGTAGTGCCGGCGGGTCCGTTCGTTCGGTGCTTCGAGGACTTCCCCGATGGACTTCGTGAGGTACTTGGTCAGATAGCCGATCAGGCGGTTCGCGTCCTTGGTACCGCCGAGCACACCTTTGGCCTTGTTCGGCCGCACCGGACCACGTTCGCCGTCCGCATCGAGGTCAGCGCCGTCGATGTCGACGGCTTTCGTCTGGACACCCCAGCGGACCACGTGCGCCGGTTCCACCTCGTCCACGGCGTCCATTACGGCTTTGGCGTGGTCGAAGGTGGTCAGTGCGTGGCCGGTGTCCGGATCCACGAACCCGTCCGCCCGGTAGTCCCAGACCGGCATCCGGTCGTCGCTGTAGACCTCGTGGTCGAAGTGCGGCCACCACAACTGGTGATACGTCCCCGCCAGCAGCTCCGCGATCACCGCATGCGGGTCCGTGCCGCGGGCAGCGATATGCGCGTGCGGGGCGCCACGGCGCTGCGGTTCCACCGTCGCGAAGTACTGCACATCCCGGCCGGTAACCCGCCGCCAGTTCTGGACGGTCCGGTCGAACAGCATCGGGAAGAAAATCGCGTCCCGCGCCGCTCGCCGGTAGTCGTAGGTGTCGGGGTCGACCGGCGAACCGTCCCCGCACACCTCACCTTGCTTGTTGACCGCACCGTCGGCGTGGCAACGGCCGTAGGAACCGAGGGTCGCGGTAAGGAACGTCGACGGCTGATACTTGCCCGCATACCTCCGGCCCACCGTCTGTTTCGAGACCTTTTTCCGAGGCAGGTTGGGGAAGTCCTGCCGGCGGCGCGTCGACTTCACCGACCTGGGCTTCGATTCCGCGTCGATGCCGGGGATACGGCCCCGCAATCCCGACTCGCGGAGTTCCCGGTCGAGATCCGCGATGACCTCGCGGAAACCCTGAGCGGTCTGCTCATCGTCGGCGGCACGGGCAGCTTTGTATTCGGCGAGCAGGTCCGCCCGCGCGGTCAGCAGTTCGGTCTGGTGCTCGGTCGGCGGCCGTATCGCGTCGTCGGGTTCGGTGAGCATGTGCCAGCCCTCGTTGCACTGGGTCACCCGCAGCGCCTTGGCCTTCTGCGCGCAGGCCGGGCACTCGGATGCACGTGTCGTCTTGCACGCTGCCGCAATGTATTTGGACTCGCCGGACTCCGGCCGGAAGCCCCGCATCGGGATCGGCCGCTTGCACACCTTGTACTTCTCGGCGGCGGCCTGGGCGACTTCGACGATGTTCGGCATGGCGCGCCGCTC from the Nocardia sp. BMG111209 genome contains:
- a CDS encoding replication initiator encodes the protein MPNIVEVAQAAAEKYKVCKRPIPMRGFRPESGESKYIAAACKTTRASECPACAQKAKALRVTQCNEGWHMLTEPDDAIRPPTEHQTELLTARADLLAEYKAARAADDEQTAQGFREVIADLDRELRESGLRGRIPGIDAESKPRSVKSTRRRQDFPNLPRKKVSKQTVGRRYAGKYQPSTFLTATLGSYGRCHADGAVNKQGEVCGDGSPVDPDTYDYRRAARDAIFFPMLFDRTVQNWRRVTGRDVQYFATVEPQRRGAPHAHIAARGTDPHAVIAELLAGTYHQLWWPHFDHEVYSDDRMPVWDYRADGFVDPDTGHALTTFDHAKAVMDAVDEVEPAHVVRWGVQTKAVDIDGADLDADGERGPVRPNKAKGVLGGTKDANRLIGYLTKYLTKSIGEVLEAPNERTRRHYERLHAELQRTPCSPSCGVWLRYGISPRNANAKTQPGRCKGKAHRRDTLGLRGRRVLVSRRWSNKTLPDHKADRIEFVRRVLAAVGKAKQEQSEGWIVRLTDTSDPDVPTREQLIFSAIAQRSMWQNDYNEALGLMGSPGLQQVSSMPVAA